In Bacillus sp. NP247, one DNA window encodes the following:
- a CDS encoding SH3 domain-containing protein has translation MNMKATALTATTIAIASLLPSMGESDIQTASAKQLSTVKTGYVKIDNVALHQNNHADSAIIDNIRFNSPVTILETTQDWYKVSVNNKTGYMKKDAILFKKNVQPKNQYIVNANALNVRSEPNTESSILDILPNGQFITIQGEQGDWYKILHNGQIGYVQKTFVSNGSTPLVKGVTVQGSPSYTVATPKLNVRSNASTSSTLLGSLQNGTQVQVVETVGTWYKIRFGTGYGYVAKHYVAQNQNQAQAKTAQPASIPAVFKFPTQGKISSTFDMRWEQMHYGIDIAAQGNVSIQAAAAGKVVKSYYSASYGNVVFIAHQINGKLYTTVYAHMKDRTVQAGDQVQTGQLVGHMGNTGHSYGQHLHFELHNGEWNFEKTNAVNPLPYLVR, from the coding sequence ATGAATATGAAAGCTACAGCTTTAACAGCAACTACTATCGCAATTGCTTCTTTACTTCCTTCTATGGGAGAATCCGATATACAAACAGCGTCTGCTAAGCAACTATCTACAGTAAAAACTGGATATGTAAAAATTGACAACGTTGCACTGCATCAAAATAACCATGCAGACAGTGCAATAATTGATAACATTCGATTTAATAGCCCAGTTACTATTCTTGAGACAACTCAAGATTGGTATAAAGTATCTGTTAACAACAAAACAGGCTATATGAAAAAAGATGCAATTCTATTCAAAAAAAATGTTCAACCAAAGAATCAATATATCGTAAATGCAAACGCATTAAACGTTCGTTCTGAACCTAATACAGAGTCTTCTATTCTAGATATATTACCAAATGGTCAATTCATTACCATTCAAGGTGAACAAGGGGATTGGTACAAAATATTACATAACGGTCAAATTGGATACGTACAAAAAACATTTGTATCTAATGGATCCACACCTCTAGTAAAAGGTGTAACTGTACAAGGTTCTCCTTCCTATACTGTTGCAACACCAAAATTAAATGTACGTAGCAACGCTAGTACAAGTAGCACTCTACTTGGCTCATTACAAAATGGTACACAAGTACAAGTAGTAGAAACGGTAGGTACTTGGTATAAAATTCGTTTTGGCACAGGATACGGATATGTAGCGAAACACTATGTAGCGCAAAATCAAAATCAAGCACAAGCTAAAACAGCTCAACCTGCATCAATTCCAGCAGTTTTCAAATTCCCTACTCAAGGGAAAATCAGCTCCACTTTTGATATGCGCTGGGAGCAAATGCATTATGGTATAGATATAGCAGCACAAGGAAATGTCTCTATTCAAGCTGCTGCTGCAGGTAAAGTTGTGAAATCTTATTATTCGGCTAGCTACGGCAATGTCGTGTTCATCGCCCATCAAATAAATGGGAAATTATATACAACAGTTTATGCTCATATGAAGGATCGCACTGTACAAGCTGGTGATCAAGTACAAACTGGACAATTAGTAGGTCATATGGGAAACACAGGTCATTCATACGGGCAACATCTCCATTTTGAATTACATAATGGGGAATGGAATTTTGA